In the genome of Carnobacterium viridans, one region contains:
- the opp3C gene encoding oligopeptide ABC transporter permease, producing the protein MHNQDNTPVADELKNLSPDMFAPASESSIQDNEKIAAPSLSFIQDSWRRLKKNKAAVVSLIVLTIMIILTIAAPIVAPHDPNVQTVEFASLPPKIPGIGIDGLNGTQKIGETRVDKYAEKGVPEDQYYIFGTDSLGRDLLSRILYGTRVSLIIAFVAAFFDLTIGVTYGLVSGWCGGKIDNFMQRVLEILSGVPNLVVVILMLLVLDPGIMSIIIALAITGWISMARVVRAQTLKLKNQEYILAARTLGESSIKIAFKHLIPNLSGVIIIQTMFSIPSAIFFEAFLSFIGIGIPAPTASLGTLINDGYKTFRFLPHLMWYPAAVICILMISFNLLADGLRDAFDPKMKD; encoded by the coding sequence ATGCATAATCAAGATAATACTCCTGTTGCAGATGAACTAAAGAATCTGTCTCCTGACATGTTTGCTCCAGCATCTGAATCCAGTATTCAAGATAACGAAAAAATTGCAGCACCTTCATTAAGTTTTATACAAGACTCGTGGAGAAGATTGAAAAAAAATAAAGCAGCCGTAGTTAGTTTAATTGTCCTGACAATTATGATTATTCTTACAATTGCAGCTCCAATTGTTGCACCACATGATCCAAATGTTCAAACTGTAGAGTTCGCAAGCTTGCCTCCTAAAATTCCAGGAATTGGAATTGATGGGTTAAATGGAACTCAAAAAATTGGAGAAACTCGGGTAGATAAGTATGCTGAAAAAGGTGTTCCTGAGGATCAATACTATATTTTTGGTACAGACAGCTTAGGTCGTGATTTACTTTCACGTATTCTTTATGGTACTCGAGTTTCCTTAATCATTGCATTTGTTGCAGCATTTTTTGACTTAACGATAGGTGTAACTTATGGTTTAGTTTCAGGATGGTGTGGTGGAAAAATTGATAACTTCATGCAACGTGTCTTAGAGATTTTATCAGGTGTTCCTAACTTAGTCGTCGTTATCTTGATGCTCTTGGTTTTAGATCCAGGTATTATGTCTATTATCATTGCGTTAGCTATTACTGGATGGATTTCAATGGCTAGGGTAGTTCGTGCACAGACATTGAAATTGAAAAATCAAGAATATATTCTAGCAGCCCGTACGTTGGGTGAATCTTCAATAAAAATTGCATTTAAACATCTAATTCCAAATTTATCAGGTGTTATCATTATTCAAACTATGTTCTCAATTCCGTCTGCGATTTTCTTCGAAGCATTCTTGAGTTTCATCGGTATAGGTATTCCTGCACCAACAGCTTCATTAGGAACATTGATTAATGATGGATACAAAACATTCCGTTTCTTACCTCATTTAATGTGGTATCCAGCAGCAGTTATTTGTATTTTAATGATTTCATTTAACTTGTTAGCAGATGGTTTGCGTGATGCATTTGATCCAAAAATGAAAGATTAG
- a CDS encoding ABC transporter ATP-binding protein, translating into MSNVLEVKDLEITFDTYAGKVKAIRGVSFDLKKGETLAIVGESGSGKSVTTRSIMRLLSQNANIENGEILFNGEDLIKKSEKEMQAIRGKEIAMIFQDPMTSLNPTMTIGKQISEPIRLHQKLNKEDASKRALELLNLVGLPDAERRMKQYPHQFSGGQRQRIVIAIALACNPEVLIADEPTTALDVTIQAQILDLMKELQKKIATSIIFITHDLGVVANVADRVAVMYAGKIIEIGTVDEIFYNPQHPYTWGLISSMPTLEITETLYAIPGTPPDLLDPPKGDAFAPRNAFAMKIDTELEPPYFKVSETHLASTWLLHPDAPAVEPPPEIKARQKIYEEKFAPLHASLKNAKTEVKGGVN; encoded by the coding sequence ATGAGCAATGTATTAGAAGTTAAAGATTTAGAAATCACATTCGACACCTATGCTGGTAAAGTAAAAGCTATCCGTGGTGTCAGTTTTGATTTGAAAAAGGGCGAAACATTAGCTATTGTAGGGGAATCCGGTTCTGGAAAATCTGTTACTACTCGTAGCATTATGCGTTTGCTGTCACAAAATGCAAATATTGAAAATGGAGAAATCCTTTTTAATGGTGAAGATCTTATAAAAAAATCTGAAAAAGAAATGCAAGCTATTCGTGGTAAAGAAATTGCGATGATTTTTCAAGATCCGATGACATCTCTTAATCCAACAATGACTATTGGAAAACAAATTTCTGAACCTATTCGTTTGCATCAAAAGCTAAACAAAGAAGATGCAAGTAAAAGAGCGTTAGAATTATTAAATCTAGTTGGCTTACCAGACGCAGAAAGACGTATGAAACAATACCCTCACCAATTTTCTGGTGGGCAAAGACAACGTATTGTTATTGCAATTGCTCTTGCATGTAATCCTGAAGTGCTAATTGCTGATGAACCAACAACAGCTTTAGATGTAACAATTCAAGCACAAATCTTAGATCTTATGAAAGAACTACAAAAGAAAATTGCAACTTCTATTATCTTCATTACACATGATCTAGGTGTAGTAGCTAACGTTGCAGATCGTGTTGCAGTTATGTATGCAGGTAAAATTATAGAAATTGGAACAGTGGATGAAATTTTTTACAATCCTCAACACCCATATACATGGGGACTAATCAGTTCTATGCCTACCTTAGAAATTACTGAAACACTTTATGCTATCCCAGGTACTCCTCCAGATTTATTGGACCCGCCAAAAGGGGATGCGTTTGCTCCACGAAATGCATTTGCGATGAAGATCGATACAGAGTTAGAACCACCATACTTTAAAGTTTCTGAAACGCATTTAGCTTCAACATGGTTATTACATCCCGATGCACCAGCCGTTGAACCGCCACCAGAAATTAAAGCACGTCAAAAAATTTATGAAGAAAAATTTGCCCCACTCCATGCATCTTTAAAAAATGCTAAGACTGAAGTCAAAGGAGGGGTAAATTAA
- a CDS encoding ABC transporter ATP-binding protein — protein MENREKILEVRGLKQYFNKGTKNEVRAVDDVTFDIYKGETFGLVGESGSGKSTTGRSIIRLYDPTSGEIDFEGTKVHDISGKKDMLKFRREMQMIFQDPYASLNPKMKVRDIIAEGIDIHGLATSTEDRNNQVNELLKTVGLNPDHASRYPHEFSGGQRQRIGIARALAVKPKFIIADEPISALDVSIQAQVVNLLMELQKTQDLTFLFIAHDLSMVKYISDRIGVMNTGKLLELAPADEVYNTPLHPYTESLLSAVPLPDPEYERNRVRTPYIPRESNGEPEELREISPGHYVYCRESDVAALKEKKASYTK, from the coding sequence ATGGAAAATAGAGAAAAGATTTTAGAAGTTAGAGGTCTAAAACAATATTTCAACAAAGGAACAAAAAATGAAGTTCGCGCCGTAGATGATGTTACTTTTGATATCTATAAAGGTGAAACTTTTGGTTTAGTTGGCGAATCTGGTTCAGGTAAATCAACAACCGGTCGTTCGATCATTCGATTGTATGATCCAACATCTGGAGAAATTGATTTTGAAGGTACCAAAGTTCATGATATTTCTGGTAAAAAAGATATGTTGAAATTCAGAAGAGAAATGCAAATGATTTTTCAAGATCCATATGCATCTTTGAATCCAAAAATGAAAGTTCGCGATATCATTGCAGAAGGTATCGATATACATGGTTTAGCTACTTCTACGGAAGACAGAAATAATCAAGTAAATGAACTGTTAAAGACAGTAGGGTTAAACCCAGACCATGCTTCTCGTTACCCACATGAGTTTTCAGGTGGACAAAGACAACGTATTGGTATTGCAAGAGCTCTTGCAGTTAAGCCTAAGTTTATCATTGCAGATGAACCGATTTCTGCATTAGATGTTTCAATTCAAGCACAGGTTGTCAATTTATTGATGGAATTGCAAAAAACTCAAGATTTAACGTTCTTGTTTATTGCCCATGATTTATCGATGGTTAAATACATCAGTGATCGTATTGGTGTAATGAATACCGGTAAATTACTTGAATTAGCACCTGCTGATGAAGTGTACAATACTCCATTACATCCTTATACAGAAAGCTTGTTGTCTGCTGTACCTTTACCAGATCCTGAATATGAGCGTAATCGTGTGCGTACTCCTTATATTCCTCGTGAATCAAATGGAGAACCTGAAGAGTTACGTGAAATTTCTCCAGGACATTATGTTTACTGTAGAGAATCTGATGTAGCTGCTTTGAAAGAAAAGAAAGCAAGCTATACTAAATAA
- the spxA gene encoding transcriptional regulator SpxA, giving the protein MVTLYTSPSCTSCRKARAWLEENNITYKERNIFSEPLTIGEIKSILRMTEDGTEEIISTRSKVFQELNVDLDDLPLNELFDLIQDNPGLLRRPIMVDEKRLQVGYNEDEIRRFLPREVRALELKQAQLIVGN; this is encoded by the coding sequence ATGGTAACTTTATATACATCGCCTAGTTGCACATCATGTCGTAAAGCAAGAGCTTGGTTAGAAGAAAATAATATTACTTATAAAGAAAGAAATATTTTTTCTGAACCATTGACGATTGGTGAAATTAAATCAATCTTAAGAATGACAGAAGATGGTACAGAAGAAATCATTTCGACTCGTTCTAAAGTATTTCAAGAACTAAATGTCGATCTTGACGACTTACCTTTAAATGAATTGTTTGATTTGATTCAAGATAATCCTGGACTTCTACGTCGACCAATCATGGTAGATGAAAAGAGATTACAAGTTGGATACAACGAAGATGAAATCCGTCGCTTCTTGCCTCGTGAAGTAAGAGCGCTTGAATTAAAACAGGCACAACTGATAGTTGGAAATTAG
- a CDS encoding adaptor protein MecA, with protein MEMEHINENTIRVLIENADLEERGVTFLDLLGNHKQIENFFYSILEEVDVDEQFHESDAITFQVLPNGNGLELFISKGGPLNDQLDFSSASENLNSDEFSQYIKKQMVQNLEKSETEIDETVNHIEDEIKEVVLRFNQFEDMIELSKMMHVDKARSNLFLYKECYYLNLVFFVNEMTERSADEEIALALEFAEKTTVTQGVLEEHGKILMEKNALELTRYYFK; from the coding sequence ATGGAAATGGAACACATTAACGAAAACACCATCCGAGTATTAATTGAGAACGCTGATTTGGAAGAAAGAGGCGTAACGTTTCTAGATCTTTTAGGAAACCACAAGCAAATTGAAAATTTCTTTTATAGTATATTAGAAGAAGTGGATGTTGACGAACAATTCCATGAATCTGATGCCATAACATTTCAAGTGTTGCCAAATGGAAATGGTCTAGAATTGTTTATTAGTAAAGGTGGTCCATTAAACGATCAATTAGACTTTTCTTCAGCATCTGAGAATCTTAACTCAGATGAATTCTCTCAATATATAAAAAAACAAATGGTACAAAATTTAGAAAAATCCGAAACTGAGATTGATGAAACCGTAAATCACATTGAAGACGAAATAAAAGAAGTTGTTTTGAGATTTAATCAATTTGAAGATATGATTGAATTATCAAAAATGATGCACGTAGATAAGGCACGCTCTAATCTCTTTCTCTACAAAGAATGCTATTATTTGAATCTAGTCTTTTTTGTTAATGAAATGACTGAAAGAAGTGCTGATGAAGAAATTGCTCTTGCACTAGAGTTTGCTGAAAAGACAACTGTTACTCAAGGGGTTTTAGAAGAACATGGGAAGATACTCATGGAAAAAAATGCCTTAGAGTTAACACGTTATTACTTTAAATAA
- a CDS encoding competence protein CoiA, translating into MLVAVSKENQYINALDVQKNEKQKKDYYCPSCKEPVFLKQGAIKQPHFTHFQKSDCTVFSEGETQEHILGKKILYQWLTQQEIPCQLEAYLPNLKQRPDLLVWLDEQTPTAIEFQCSALSAERMIERTLGYTKNGYRVYWILGQNFHLKNKLTSFQRLFIQEHKKIGCYFLELHVESNDIAIHYDISQEGNSSYVISQCRYLKIDKNTSLNAVIHQFSQYSKNTKLESKKKLIQSHYLLNRGRNYQVPIIVDFQKYIYKKGDSLVSLPLEVYLPVKNQLFIKTLSYFWKYQFLEWIMKRNSGEIITKKEIDQQTTLMIKNNDLKFHVMPLVSDVSKRKCIVHFITSLNKRGLLTLISQSEWIVQKEPQRYNNEKEKIAEFLMLDGSFVES; encoded by the coding sequence ATGTTAGTTGCAGTAAGTAAGGAGAATCAGTATATCAATGCATTAGATGTGCAGAAAAATGAAAAACAAAAAAAGGACTATTACTGCCCAAGCTGTAAAGAACCAGTTTTTCTTAAACAGGGAGCAATCAAGCAACCTCATTTTACTCATTTTCAAAAAAGTGACTGTACTGTGTTTTCAGAAGGAGAAACCCAAGAACATATTTTAGGAAAAAAGATACTTTATCAGTGGCTCACACAACAAGAGATACCCTGTCAACTTGAAGCTTATTTGCCGAATTTAAAGCAGCGCCCAGATTTATTAGTCTGGTTAGATGAACAGACGCCAACTGCTATAGAGTTTCAATGCAGTGCTCTTTCTGCTGAGAGAATGATAGAACGAACATTAGGCTATACTAAAAATGGCTATCGAGTTTATTGGATTTTAGGACAAAATTTCCATTTGAAAAATAAATTAACCAGTTTTCAGCGATTATTTATACAGGAACATAAAAAAATAGGATGCTACTTTTTAGAGTTGCATGTAGAATCAAACGATATTGCTATCCATTATGATATCAGTCAAGAGGGAAATTCATCCTATGTCATCTCTCAATGTCGTTATTTAAAAATAGATAAAAATACTAGCTTAAATGCAGTAATTCACCAGTTCTCGCAGTACTCAAAAAATACTAAATTAGAATCTAAAAAAAAGTTGATCCAAAGCCATTATCTTTTAAATAGGGGGAGAAATTATCAAGTACCGATAATAGTGGACTTTCAAAAATACATTTATAAAAAAGGTGATTCATTGGTTTCTTTGCCACTAGAAGTTTATCTGCCTGTGAAAAATCAATTATTTATCAAAACACTTTCTTACTTCTGGAAGTATCAGTTTTTAGAATGGATAATGAAAAGAAATAGTGGGGAAATTATAACTAAAAAAGAAATAGACCAACAAACTACACTAATGATAAAAAATAATGACCTTAAATTTCACGTTATGCCTCTCGTCTCTGATGTAAGTAAAAGAAAATGTATCGTTCATTTTATTACGTCTTTGAACAAAAGGGGACTATTAACACTTATTTCTCAGTCAGAATGGATAGTACAAAAGGAACCACAGAGGTATAACAATGAAAAGGAAAAAATAGCAGAATTTTTAATGTTGGATGGGTCTTTTGTAGAATCATAA
- the pepF gene encoding oligoendopeptidase F yields MSESKKLPIRNKVPNELTWDLQVIFQSDDDFKQSYKELETKIESVISYKRTLSNGSESFLKAIQSILDLSNQLETLYVYAQLKNDQDTTNSIYQGMYEQASKLATQANEAISWFEPEVLELSEEKIAHYFSENEDLVIYKHFIEQLTAARKHVLSANEEALLAGAGEIFNASSRTFNILNNADITFPTIKDEEGNNIQLSHGVYGQLMESTDRSVRESAFKQLYKVYEGLQNTFSSTLSSHVKYHNYNAKVHHYQSAREKALSNNHIPEAVHDTLLDIVHEHLPLLHRYVALRKDLLEVEELHMYDMYTPISGEAGIKYTYKDAQAETLKALEPLGEDYLSVLKKAFNNRWIDSIENEGKRSGAYSSGAYDTNPYILLNWHDSLNHLYTLVHELGHSVHSYYTRTNQPYVYGDYSIFLAEIASTTNENILTDYLLETQKDPKVRAYVLNHYLDGFKGTIFRQTQFAEFEHFIHEEDAKGTPLTSEFLSNYYSDLNARYYGPDVVKDPEIAFEWTRIPHFYYNYYVYQYSTGFSAATALAAKIVNGEEGALDNYLNYLKSGSSDYPIEVMKKAGVDMTKKTYLEDAMKVFESRLNELEELIETLK; encoded by the coding sequence ATGAGTGAATCAAAAAAACTGCCAATAAGAAATAAAGTACCTAATGAATTGACATGGGATTTACAAGTAATTTTTCAATCCGATGATGATTTCAAACAATCTTATAAAGAACTTGAAACTAAAATAGAATCTGTTATATCATATAAAAGAACACTTAGTAATGGTTCAGAAAGTTTTTTAAAAGCTATTCAATCTATTTTAGATCTATCCAATCAATTGGAAACACTGTATGTCTATGCTCAATTAAAAAATGATCAAGATACAACAAATTCAATTTATCAAGGAATGTATGAACAGGCCAGTAAATTAGCAACACAAGCTAATGAAGCCATCTCATGGTTTGAACCTGAAGTTTTAGAATTGTCAGAAGAAAAAATAGCCCACTATTTTAGTGAGAATGAAGATTTAGTCATTTACAAACATTTTATCGAACAATTAACTGCTGCTAGAAAACACGTTTTGAGTGCCAATGAAGAAGCCTTGTTAGCAGGGGCAGGAGAAATTTTTAATGCTTCAAGTCGCACATTTAATATTTTGAATAATGCAGATATAACTTTCCCAACCATTAAGGACGAGGAAGGAAACAATATTCAGTTATCGCACGGTGTATATGGACAACTAATGGAAAGTACTGATCGCTCTGTCCGCGAATCAGCTTTCAAACAGTTATATAAAGTGTATGAAGGTTTACAAAATACTTTTTCAAGTACTCTTTCCTCACACGTTAAATACCATAATTACAATGCCAAAGTCCATCACTATCAATCTGCACGTGAGAAAGCATTAAGCAACAACCATATACCAGAAGCTGTACATGATACTTTATTAGACATTGTTCATGAACATTTACCATTGCTGCATCGTTATGTTGCTTTGAGAAAAGATCTACTAGAGGTAGAAGAACTTCATATGTACGATATGTATACTCCAATAAGTGGTGAAGCAGGAATTAAGTATACGTATAAAGATGCCCAAGCAGAAACATTAAAAGCATTGGAACCTCTAGGTGAAGATTACTTGTCTGTACTTAAAAAAGCATTTAATAACCGTTGGATCGACAGTATCGAAAATGAAGGGAAAAGAAGTGGTGCCTATTCTTCTGGAGCATACGACACGAATCCTTACATCTTATTAAACTGGCATGATTCTTTAAATCATTTATATACACTGGTCCATGAGCTGGGTCATAGTGTTCACAGCTATTATACAAGAACGAATCAACCCTATGTCTATGGTGATTATTCTATTTTCTTAGCTGAAATAGCTTCCACTACAAATGAAAATATTTTAACGGATTATTTATTAGAGACACAAAAAGATCCAAAAGTTAGAGCTTATGTGTTGAATCATTATTTAGATGGATTTAAAGGAACTATATTTAGACAAACTCAGTTTGCGGAGTTTGAACATTTTATTCATGAAGAAGATGCAAAAGGAACACCTTTAACAAGTGAGTTCTTATCAAATTATTACAGTGATTTGAATGCCCGTTATTACGGGCCAGATGTTGTGAAGGATCCTGAAATTGCTTTCGAATGGACTAGGATACCTCATTTTTATTACAATTACTATGTTTATCAATATTCAACAGGATTTTCAGCTGCTACAGCTTTAGCTGCTAAGATTGTCAATGGTGAAGAAGGTGCTTTAGACAACTATTTAAATTATTTGAAATCTGGAAGCAGCGATTATCCTATTGAAGTAATGAAAAAAGCAGGCGTAGACATGACTAAGAAAACCTATCTAGAAGATGCTATGAAAGTTTTTGAATCTAGATTAAATGAATTAGAAGAGCTTATTGAAACGTTAAAATAA
- a CDS encoding DsbA family protein, translating into MFSTTHTKNESNHNEMTEIYLFINPIDSRCLRAEKEVLKFVEKSTSKIRVHFIPIHNLSTVTQYLATNNLSKSDLNLRNAVCSVTYDSCLYYSAATMQGKKKGRNFLLELQDALIEQKKSFSEALVLEVAKKVKLDIPMFLEDKELEFTKTSFEADQKVAREMNASSAPSCVLFSNQHKDHGLLIEEGITVELLQALHNPNPLIIEARNQMISKNGIRSINKASLQVL; encoded by the coding sequence ATGTTCTCAACTACACATACAAAAAATGAATCCAATCATAATGAAATGACTGAAATTTATTTATTTATTAATCCAATTGACTCCCGTTGCTTGCGAGCTGAAAAAGAAGTTTTGAAGTTCGTTGAAAAATCTACTAGTAAAATACGCGTTCACTTTATTCCTATTCATAATTTAAGTACCGTTACTCAGTATCTTGCTACAAATAATTTATCGAAAAGTGATTTGAATTTACGTAATGCTGTATGTTCTGTGACTTATGATAGTTGTCTTTATTATTCTGCTGCGACAATGCAAGGAAAGAAAAAAGGTCGTAATTTTTTACTAGAATTGCAAGATGCACTAATTGAACAAAAGAAATCTTTTTCAGAAGCTCTTGTTTTAGAAGTAGCTAAAAAAGTTAAATTAGATATTCCAATGTTTCTTGAAGATAAAGAATTAGAATTTACAAAAACCTCTTTTGAAGCTGATCAAAAAGTAGCTCGTGAAATGAATGCTTCTAGCGCTCCTTCTTGTGTGTTATTTAGTAATCAACATAAAGATCATGGTTTATTAATTGAAGAAGGCATCACAGTTGAATTGCTTCAAGCCTTGCATAACCCTAACCCATTGATTATCGAAGCAAGAAATCAAATGATTTCTAAAAATGGTATTCGTTCCATTAATAAAGCTTCATTACAAGTATTATAA
- a CDS encoding CYTH domain-containing protein — MTQQIEIEFKNNLTKTEYTNLLKNLNLSENDCYTQENHYYDTTDWKLKNKHSALRIRLFTSSAELTLKTPLGEDILETTDSLSLKEAQQFLNSKTIKTDGYVAKKLTELQIDLKNLRLFGSLTTKRCEKRIAQGLIVLDKSSYGTNNDYELEFEAASRSIGKVYFEQFLKKHSIEKRPTKNKIVRMMESI, encoded by the coding sequence ATGACTCAGCAAATAGAAATTGAATTTAAAAATAATTTAACAAAAACAGAATACACCAATTTATTAAAGAACTTAAACTTGTCTGAAAATGATTGTTACACTCAAGAAAATCATTATTATGATACTACAGATTGGAAACTAAAAAATAAACACTCAGCTTTGCGCATTCGCTTATTTACATCTTCAGCTGAATTAACCTTAAAAACACCTCTTGGGGAAGATATATTAGAAACAACTGATTCTTTATCATTAAAAGAAGCACAACAATTTTTAAATTCAAAGACTATTAAAACGGATGGCTATGTAGCAAAAAAACTTACTGAATTACAAATTGATCTAAAAAATCTGCGTTTATTCGGATCTTTAACAACTAAGCGGTGTGAAAAAAGGATTGCTCAAGGACTTATTGTATTAGATAAAAGTTCATATGGCACAAATAATGATTATGAATTGGAATTTGAAGCAGCCTCTCGTTCAATTGGAAAAGTTTACTTTGAACAATTTTTAAAGAAACATTCAATAGAAAAAAGACCCACTAAGAATAAAATTGTTCGAATGATGGAGTCAATATAA